The genome window CGAGATCGCCAAGTACGAGCTCACCGGCTCCGGTACGCACACCGCCCAGGTCATGGCCAAGGTCAGCCGGGAGGGTGCAGGCTGGTCGATGACGGCGATCGGCAACATCGCCAACGGACGCACGTTCAAGGACCTGCTCCCGGCCATCCAGCCGTCCCTCTGAACCAAGGATTCTCATGTCTGACGAGCTCGACCTCGACGTCACGACGCCGGCCCCCGCGGCGGCCGGCATCCCGCTGACGCCGCCCGCCCAGGCGGCCACGAGCAACCTCGTGCTCGCACCGCCGGCTCCGGTCGCCGTGGTCGAGCCCGAGCAGGCCGCCGGCTCGGTTCCCGTCGACCCGGCGAAGCAGACGGAGCTCCAGGCCCGGGCTGCGGCCTTCGCCGAGGAGCTTGCGGCGATGGACACCCGGAGCCCGGAGTTCACCAAGAAGGTCGAGTCGATCACCTCGATGGGTGACAAGGACATTCGCGCGACCGCGAGCGTCTCCAACCGGATGCTCGAGCGTCCGGCCGCCATCGTGAAGGGCGCCAAGGGAACACCCAGCGGCGACGCCCAGACGCGGGTCTCCAACACCCTGGTCGACCTGCGCAACACCGTCACGGAGCTCGACCCCAACCGCGCCGACCTCACCGGCGTGAAGAAGGTCCTCAAGTGGATCCCCGGCGGCGACAAGGTGCAGCGCTACTTCGCGAAGTACGAGTCCGCCCAGAGCCACCTCGACGGGATCATCAAGTCGCTCGCGTCCGGCCAGGACGAGCTCCGCAAGGACAACGCGGCGATCGAGACCGAGAAGGCCAACATGTGGGCCGCGATGGGCAGGCTCAACGAGTACCAGACCCTCGCCTCCGCTCTCGATGGCGCCGTCGAGCAGAAGATCGCGCAGCTCGAGGCCGCGGGGCGCACGGACGACGCGAACACCATGCGCTCCGACGTGCTCTTCGCGATCCGCCAGCGGCACCAGGACATCCTGACCCAGCTGGCCGTCTCGGTTCAGGGCTACATGGCCCTCGACCTGATCCGGCGCAACAACCTCGAGCTGATCAAGGGCGTCGACCGGGCCCAGACCACCACCGTCGCAGCACTCCGTACGGCGGTCATCGTCTCCCAGGCACTGTCGCGGCAGAAGCTGGTCCTCGACCAGATCAACGCCCTCAACACGACGACCTCGAACCTGATCGAGTCGACCTCACAGCAGCTCAAGATGCAGGGCGCTCAGATCAACCAGCAGGCCGCGTCGAGCACGATCGACATCGCCAAGCTTCAGGCCGCCTTCGACAACGTCTTCGCGACCATGGACGCCCTCGACACGTTCCGCGCTCAGGCGGTCGACAGCATGGCCGAGACGGTCAACGCCCTCGAGGGCCAGATCCAGCGGGCGCGGCCCTACCTCGAGCGCACCCGCGCCGGCGAGGCACGTTCATAGCCTTGCGATACTGGCGCCATGAGGTCCTGGTTCCGCCACCGCGCGAACACCGAGTCGGTGGCTACGGAGCCTGATCCCGACAGTCCCGAGGCACTCGAGGCCGCGCACGCCGAGCTCGTCAGGATGATCAACCGCAATGCAGGGCGCCTACCCGTCGCGGCCGTCGTGGCTGCACGGCGGGTCACCGATCTGGTCGACGACATCCTCGAGAGCCTCGCTGACGATCAGGATCCCGACATCCAGGCAATCGTGTCGGTCCGGGGCATCGTGCGCGACTACCTGCCCACCACGCTCAACCGGTACCTCGCGCTCCAGCCGGATCCCGAGCATGCCGAGCAGGTCACCGAGCAGCTCGATGCACTCGCCCTCGCCGCCGACGAGGTGCTGACGGCGACCCGGAGCCGCGACGCGGACGACCTCCTCACCCAGGGCAACTTCCTGCGCACCAAGTTCTCCGGATCGGACCTGGACCTCTGATGGCCCTGATGCAACGCGGCGCCAATGTCGCGCTCACCCGGGAGGTGCCGTCCCTCACCGGCGTCGTCATCGGCGTCCGCTGGAACGCCGGTGCCGAGACCGCGCTCGACCGGAACCTCGTCATGGCGACCCTGCTCTGCGACCGGCCCCATCACGTGCCGTCGGAGGAGCACCTGGTCTTCTTCAACCAGCTCACCAGCCCCGACGAGTCGGTCAGCCAACGAGAGACCGCCCTCGACGGCGATACGGAGCAGGTCGAGATCGACCTCGCCGGCGTGCCCGACGACATCAGTCGGATCGTCGTGGCTGTCTATGTCAACGAGGGGCCGGGCCCACGACGTACCCTCGGGCAGCTGCGCTCCTGTGAGGTGCGGGTCCTCAACGCCGCCGACGGTGCCGAGCTGGTCCGCTCCGAGGACCTCGCGCCCGCCCTCACCAGCGAGACCGCCCTGACCCTCGCCGAGATGTACCGCCACGACGGGGGCTGGAAGTTCAAGGTGCTCGGGCAGGGGTACGCCGGCGGCGTGAGCGCCATGGCCAGGGACTTCGGACTCTCGGTATGACACTGGACCCGGCACGCGCCCGACCTCGGCCCGACCTCGGATTCCTCACCGTCCGCTCGTCGCGCACGCCGCCGCCTCCGGCCGCTCCGGCTGCACCCGCCGTGCCGGCAGCCCCACTCCGATCAGGCTCGTCACTCCTCGACCTCGACGACGCGCCCGGCCCCGCATCCACGCCGACGCCGGTCAGCGCCGCATCGTCCGTGCTCGACCTCGATGCCCTGCCCTCTGCAGCGCCCACCGCACCGACCGTCGCAGCCCGGAGTTCGCGAACCGCCCTGCCGAGCCTGCCCGGCAGGCGGCTGCCGGAGACGAGCGGTCGAGTCCTCCTCGCCCCGGCGACGCCCAGCGTCGTGCTCTCCCGCGTGGCGAGCGGCATCGGGACCTTGACGATCGAGGCCGCGATCTCGCCGGAGCTGGGGGACGTGCATGTGGGGTGCGCCTACCAGCTCGCCTCAGGGCTCTCGTCGTTCCTCAACGTCGACAGCGGGAAGCCGACCGCCCCGCAGGGAGCCATGCTGCCGGTCCTGGTGGGGAGCAGGGGCCGCTTCGGCCGGATCGCGGTCGACCTGCGCCAGATCCACGACGTCGAGCGGCTGCTGGTCGTC of Nocardioides sp. Kera G14 contains these proteins:
- a CDS encoding toxic anion resistance protein, producing the protein MSDELDLDVTTPAPAAAGIPLTPPAQAATSNLVLAPPAPVAVVEPEQAAGSVPVDPAKQTELQARAAAFAEELAAMDTRSPEFTKKVESITSMGDKDIRATASVSNRMLERPAAIVKGAKGTPSGDAQTRVSNTLVDLRNTVTELDPNRADLTGVKKVLKWIPGGDKVQRYFAKYESAQSHLDGIIKSLASGQDELRKDNAAIETEKANMWAAMGRLNEYQTLASALDGAVEQKIAQLEAAGRTDDANTMRSDVLFAIRQRHQDILTQLAVSVQGYMALDLIRRNNLELIKGVDRAQTTTVAALRTAVIVSQALSRQKLVLDQINALNTTTSNLIESTSQQLKMQGAQINQQAASSTIDIAKLQAAFDNVFATMDALDTFRAQAVDSMAETVNALEGQIQRARPYLERTRAGEARS
- a CDS encoding TerD family protein, yielding MALMQRGANVALTREVPSLTGVVIGVRWNAGAETALDRNLVMATLLCDRPHHVPSEEHLVFFNQLTSPDESVSQRETALDGDTEQVEIDLAGVPDDISRIVVAVYVNEGPGPRRTLGQLRSCEVRVLNAADGAELVRSEDLAPALTSETALTLAEMYRHDGGWKFKVLGQGYAGGVSAMARDFGLSV